The Dyella sp. 2HG41-7 sequence ATGCAAACCGCGTTGGAACGACGCGAAGCGCATGCGGAACTGGAACGACGTGTCGCCGATCGCACGGCCGCGCTACGCGCGACCAATCGCGTGTTGCGCCAGCAGGTGTTGCAGCGTCAACGCGGCGAGCGTCTGCAATCGGCGTTGTTCCGCATCGCGGAACTGGCGAGCGCGCCGGAAAGCCAACAAAACTTCTACGCCGCCGTGCATCGCGTGGTCGGCGGCTTGCTCTACGCGCGCAACTTTTATATCGCGCTGCTCGACGAGAACGGTCAGAACATTACGTTCCCGTATTCCGTGGACGAAATCGAACCGCCGCGCGTTTCGCGCCCGGTCGACAACGGCGCCACCGAATACGTACTTAAACACGGCAAGCCCTTGCTCGCCGACCGGCAGACTTTCGATCAACTCGCCGCCGCCGGAGAATGCGCGCAAAAAGGCGCGAAATCCGTATGCTGGCTCGGCGTTCCGTTAGTGTGGGACGACCGCGTGATGGGCGTGCTTGCGGTGCAGAGTTACTCGCCCAAACATATTTACGATGCGCGCGACCAAGAACTGCTGACCTTCGTCAGCTATCACATCGCCAATGCGTTGCAGCGCAAGCAAACCAGCGAAACGCTGAAGCAGGCGTACCTCAATTTGGAGCGGCGCGTCACCGAACGCACGCGTGCGCTCGCGCTCGCCAACCGCGATTTGCGCGAACAGATTGCGGAACGCGAACGTGTCGAACGCAGGTTGATGTATGAAACCCTGCATGATTCGTTGACGGGTTTGCCCAATCGCACGTTGCTGCTGCAGCGGCTTGGACAAGCCTTGCAGGCTTATCACGCCGAACCCGGAAAACTGTTCGCGGTGCTGTTTATCGACCTCGATCGCTTCAAGGTGATCAACGATTCCGTGGGCCACTTGATCGGCGACGATCTGCTGTTCCAGGCCGGCAGCCGTATTCGCGCGTGCCTGAAAACACGCGATTTGGTGGCGCGCTTGGGTGGCGACGAATTCGCAGTGTTGCTGGAAGGCATCAGCGATGCGAGCAAAGCGAAGGTAATCGCCGACCGCATTATCGCCGAGCTGCACGTGCCGTTCCGTCTCGGCGTGAAAGAAATTTTTACTTCCGCATCGATCGGTATCGCATTGCCCGGCGCGCATTATCAGCAACCGGAAGAACTGCTGCGCGACGCGGATGCCGCGATGTATCGCGCCAAAGACGAAGGCCGCCACCGCGCGGCTATTTTCGACGATCGCCTGCGTCGCGAAGTCTTGTCGCTATTGGAAATGGAAGGCGACTTGCGCCGCGCGCTGACGCGTAACGAATTCGTACCGTTCTATCAGCCGATCGTGTCGCTCGAAGACGGCCGCACGGTCGGATATGAAGCGCTATTGCGCTGGCGTCATCCGGAACGCGGTTTCCTGTGTCCCGGCGACTTTCTTGCCGTGGCGGAAGAAAACGGCAGCGCCGAAAGCATCGACTGGCAGATCTTCGAACAAATCGCCTCGCAAGCGAGCATGCTGGCAGGCTCCAGCGGTTTCGTCAGCCTCAACGTATCGGGCCGGCATTTCCGTCAAATCGATTTGGATGAGCGCCTGCTCAATCTGATGCGCACCCATCGCGTGAATCCGCGTTCGCTGCGCATCGAAGTGACCGAACGCACCCTGCTGGAAAATCCCGCGCAGGTGAAGCGCATGCTGGACAACTTGCGCCAGCACGGCGTGAGCATTGCGCTGGACGACTTCGGCACGGGTTATTCGTCACTGAGCTATTTGCATCAGTACCCGATCGAAACGCTGAAGATCGACCGCTCGTTTATCGTCGAACTCGCCACGGCCAACAGCGCCAGCGTGCCCGTCGTGCGCGCCATCCAGGTGTTGGCCGATTCGCTGCAAATGCAGGTGATCGCCGAGGGCATCGAAGACGAAGCGCAGCGTCAGGCGCTGCGCCACATCGGATGTCGCTTCGGTCAGGGTTTCCTGTTCGCCAGGCCGCAGCCGGCGGAAGTGTGGCTGGGCACCGCGATTTCCGCCGACTGATTTCGACGCGTCGTTCGCTTACTGCACCGTCGGCGACGCGGCGACGCCGCCACTCAACACATGCTGCGCATCGACGCGATCGAACGAATACGTGCGCGCGCAAAATTCGCACGTCACTTCGATCAGGCCGTGCTGCGCTTCCAGCGTTGCTTCGATTTCTTCGCGGCCAAGCGTACGCAACATCGCTTCCACCCGCTCGCGCGAGCAGCTGCAGCCGAAGGCCAGCGGACGCGGCTCGAACAAACGCACGGTTTCTTCGTGATAGAGGCGATAGAGCAAGTCTTCCGGCGCCGTGCTGAGCAGTTCCTCGCGACCCAAAGTCGCAGTGAGATGTTCGATGCGTGTCCACGCATCTTCATCTTCCGCGGCATCGTGACCGCCTTCGCCCGGCAACTTCTGCAGCATCAGCCCAACCGCATGCTGACCGTCGGCGGCGAGCACCAAACGCGCGGGCAATTGTTCGGACTGCAGAAAATAATTCTCCAGCGCACCGGCCAAATCGGGATGCCCCAGATCGATCAGGCCCTGATATCGCTGGCCGCGATCGGCTTGGCCGATGGTGATGGCCATGATCGCTTCCGGCAGTTCGCTCAGATGCAAGGGATCGGGCAGCGCCGCATTCCAGCGCGCAAGGCCGCGCAGACGGCCGCTATCGCTGCATTCGGCGAACAGCAAACGCAGAGCGCCGGCGCTCTTGAGCTCGATCGACAAGGAACCGTCGAATTTGATGTTGCCGGTCAGCAGCGCGCTGGCGGCCAGCGCCTCGCCAAGCAGATCCCGCAGCGGTTCCGGATATTCGGCGCGCCCGGCGACCTCGCGCCAGGCCGGTCCCAACCGCACGATGACGCCCCGGACGCCGGCGCGTTCAAGCAGAAAACGGTGGAGCACATCTTCAACAAGCACGGTTTCCACGTGTACGACCTCATACCAAGCCAAGGGACGAGACATGGGGGCTCGCCCTGGGAGGAACAATAGCTGACGCCGGCCGGCACTTATACTGCGAGGAATTTTTCAACCGTGCCGCCCATGCCGCATCTTCCGCCTTTCCGCCGTCTGCTGCGTTATCTCGGCATCATGATCCTGTCATGGCTGGCCTTGAGCTGGTTCGTGGTGCTGGTCTTGCGTTTCGTGCCGCCCTGGACGTCGGCGGTGATCATGGAACGGCATGTGGATGCGCTGATTCACGGCGAAAAAGATTTCCAGCTGCGTCATCACTGGGTGCCTTGGTCGCGGATTTCGCCGTGGGCGCCGATCGCCATGGTGGCCGGCGAGGACCAGAAATTCCCGTTCCACCACGGCTTCGATTTCGGCTCCATCGAGACGGCGATCGATGCGGCCGACGACGGCAAACGTCTGCGCGGCGCCAGCACGATCAGTCAGCAAACGGCGAAGAATCTGTTTTTGTGGAACGGCCGTAGTTTCGTGCGCAAAGGGCTGGAAGCGTATTTCACGGTGTTGCTGGAAATCACATGGCCCAAGCAGCGCATCCTTGAGGTGTACCTCAACATCGCGCAATTCGGCGATGGCGTTTACGGCGTTGGCGCGGCGAGCGAAACGTTCTTCCGCGAGTCGCCGGCGCAGCTGAGCCCCGCACAGGCCGCGCGACTGGCCGCGGTGCTACCCAACCCGGACCGCTTTCATGTGGAACGCCCCAGCGGCTACGTGATGGAGCGAGCCGCGTGGATCGAGCAGCAAATGAGCCAGCTCGGCGGCCCGGGCTACCTGCAAAGCCGACAGCCCCCACGCGATGTTCGAACGTCGCGACGGCGCTGAAGCACAAGCGCTCGCGTACCGCTTACACTTCAAACACTTTCCTGATTCTTGCCGCATCGGACCTTCTGGCATGCCGCGACTTACGGTAGTCGTACCCGCTTACAACGAATCGGCCGTGCTTGCCGCCTTCCACGCGCGCTTGTCCGGCGTATTGGACCAGCTGCCGCTGT is a genomic window containing:
- the mtgA gene encoding monofunctional biosynthetic peptidoglycan transglycosylase is translated as MPHLPPFRRLLRYLGIMILSWLALSWFVVLVLRFVPPWTSAVIMERHVDALIHGEKDFQLRHHWVPWSRISPWAPIAMVAGEDQKFPFHHGFDFGSIETAIDAADDGKRLRGASTISQQTAKNLFLWNGRSFVRKGLEAYFTVLLEITWPKQRILEVYLNIAQFGDGVYGVGAASETFFRESPAQLSPAQAARLAAVLPNPDRFHVERPSGYVMERAAWIEQQMSQLGGPGYLQSRQPPRDVRTSRRR
- a CDS encoding Hsp33 family molecular chaperone HslO, which codes for METVLVEDVLHRFLLERAGVRGVIVRLGPAWREVAGRAEYPEPLRDLLGEALAASALLTGNIKFDGSLSIELKSAGALRLLFAECSDSGRLRGLARWNAALPDPLHLSELPEAIMAITIGQADRGQRYQGLIDLGHPDLAGALENYFLQSEQLPARLVLAADGQHAVGLMLQKLPGEGGHDAAEDEDAWTRIEHLTATLGREELLSTAPEDLLYRLYHEETVRLFEPRPLAFGCSCSRERVEAMLRTLGREEIEATLEAQHGLIEVTCEFCARTYSFDRVDAQHVLSGGVAASPTVQ
- a CDS encoding EAL domain-containing protein, which codes for MRDVLERLFRAGDAVSVLEVCETALAHLGVKGSLRWVPPEAESAPVGQGLLNLAIDPQTLHTLVLEGDLSSVSEETHALVVWLGRIAGIRVRQLHETGRLYESISRLAMAERLQRALYAIAELAATAHNMTEMMQSLHAIVGMLMYAENFFIFLYDPASDSVRFPYYVDTADEKPPAPDETYPLQDMRYSLSWNLLQNAQPIMGSVEELSRQLEGRFALVGPACEHWLGVPLLRGNQAVGGIVVQSYRSDTHYTHNDRDLLNYVAQHMQTALERREAHAELERRVADRTAALRATNRVLRQQVLQRQRGERLQSALFRIAELASAPESQQNFYAAVHRVVGGLLYARNFYIALLDENGQNITFPYSVDEIEPPRVSRPVDNGATEYVLKHGKPLLADRQTFDQLAAAGECAQKGAKSVCWLGVPLVWDDRVMGVLAVQSYSPKHIYDARDQELLTFVSYHIANALQRKQTSETLKQAYLNLERRVTERTRALALANRDLREQIAERERVERRLMYETLHDSLTGLPNRTLLLQRLGQALQAYHAEPGKLFAVLFIDLDRFKVINDSVGHLIGDDLLFQAGSRIRACLKTRDLVARLGGDEFAVLLEGISDASKAKVIADRIIAELHVPFRLGVKEIFTSASIGIALPGAHYQQPEELLRDADAAMYRAKDEGRHRAAIFDDRLRREVLSLLEMEGDLRRALTRNEFVPFYQPIVSLEDGRTVGYEALLRWRHPERGFLCPGDFLAVAEENGSAESIDWQIFEQIASQASMLAGSSGFVSLNVSGRHFRQIDLDERLLNLMRTHRVNPRSLRIEVTERTLLENPAQVKRMLDNLRQHGVSIALDDFGTGYSSLSYLHQYPIETLKIDRSFIVELATANSASVPVVRAIQVLADSLQMQVIAEGIEDEAQRQALRHIGCRFGQGFLFARPQPAEVWLGTAISAD